A stretch of the Tolypothrix sp. NIES-4075 genome encodes the following:
- a CDS encoding TonB-dependent receptor, producing the protein MKRRLQQKIQNSKFKIQNLKLNYFQLLTGATVAVVSTILHPTIATAQTETPPSASSVRSAVQILSPTPDTIADDPATTVILQFPALTQVELQVNGQLVDKSLIGRTETDSKTNLTTQIWYGVSLKEGENIISAQVAGSTPVITRVILRGAPKRLTVETVEARIPADARSIAKVKGQLVDENGNRSNRDAVITLIPSAGKFVGADLKPDQPGFQVQAKKGEFTANLRSDLKAQTVRIRATANDLEAFTQLQFETALRPSLVSGVVDVRLGARGTDYYGKLRDFLPPNNEKKTQLDFHSAVFATGAIGDWLFTGAYNSDRPLNEDCNCDNRLFRTYQFSEQNYPVYGDSSTVDAIAPSIDSVYLRFERSTGKASPDYAMWGDYNTEEFAQRSQQFTAITRQLHGFKANYNLGNLQFTGLYGNNLEGFQRDTVAPDGTSGYYFLSRRILIPGSENVFIELEELNRPGTVLQRKQLNRGPDYEIDYDRGTLLFRQPVLRTDVDDQGQVLVRRIVATYQYDSKDSNSNIYAGRLQYNFSRTLNSQSWLAATYLQENHGLRDFQLYGADAMISLGSQAKFIAEYAHSQNESDVMGMVSGDAYRLEAEANITNAMLGRAYYRFADAGFANNATISFVPGQTRYGAELTSKLTSSTNLRVQYDHEDNFGIAPQPLNTFEDLFTPRTQAIPGSKVDNSLSTISAGIQQRLGKATLGVDWIHRDRQDRISGSGLDSNSDQLRSRLLYPLAKNLTFQAQNELTLSSDTDSVYPDRTILGLNWAAIPGINISLAQQFYTRGQFDGNSITSLSINGEHKLGTDTTITGRYSILGGANELTTQGAIGLNNRWTVASGLHLNLAYEHIFGGFFGRTAAGLQFAQPFTAGQSASSIGFEGGDSYSVGLEYTDNPQFQASARYEHRTSSSGSNTVISAGALGKISPALTALLRYQQANSSNQRLSGLGDTVNLRMGLAYRDPNNDKFNALLRYEYRENPAVIPDTILLGSGTGSQDHTFALEGIYAPNWQWEFYGKYALRNSTSYLANDLVGTSTVNLAQLRLTYRLGYSMDLVGEARWIGQSSYMETGFLLETGYYLTPNLRLSAGYVFGNVDDRDFSGTRSAGGPYLGLTLKLNELFDGFGLQKVVPPQQQESVVKPLAGQQGRQGDRVRR; encoded by the coding sequence ATGAAACGCAGACTGCAACAGAAAATTCAAAATTCAAAATTCAAAATTCAAAATTTAAAACTTAATTATTTTCAGTTGCTGACCGGCGCTACAGTAGCCGTCGTCAGCACAATTTTACATCCAACCATCGCAACAGCACAAACAGAAACTCCCCCCTCTGCGTCCTCCGTGCGCTCTGCGGTTCAAATCCTCTCCCCCACCCCTGACACCATAGCCGACGATCCCGCAACCACAGTAATTTTGCAATTTCCTGCTCTTACCCAGGTAGAACTACAAGTAAACGGACAACTCGTAGATAAATCCTTAATTGGACGCACGGAAACCGATTCTAAAACCAACTTAACGACGCAGATATGGTACGGTGTTTCTTTAAAGGAAGGCGAGAATATTATATCTGCACAAGTCGCCGGCAGCACACCAGTAATAACGCGGGTGATACTACGAGGAGCGCCGAAGCGGTTGACAGTGGAAACCGTGGAAGCCCGTATCCCCGCTGATGCACGTTCCATAGCGAAAGTCAAGGGGCAACTAGTCGATGAAAATGGCAATCGCTCGAACCGTGATGCTGTTATTACTTTAATACCTTCGGCTGGGAAGTTTGTCGGTGCAGACTTGAAACCTGACCAACCCGGATTTCAAGTACAAGCGAAAAAAGGAGAATTTACTGCTAATCTGCGTTCTGATTTGAAGGCGCAAACTGTGCGAATTCGAGCCACAGCGAATGATTTGGAAGCTTTTACTCAATTGCAATTTGAAACGGCGCTGCGTCCCAGTTTGGTTAGTGGAGTGGTGGATGTACGTTTAGGTGCTAGAGGTACAGATTATTACGGTAAATTGCGTGATTTCCTCCCCCCAAACAACGAGAAAAAAACGCAATTAGATTTCCACTCAGCCGTATTTGCTACCGGGGCAATTGGGGATTGGTTGTTTACGGGTGCGTATAATAGCGATCGCCCTCTGAACGAAGACTGCAATTGTGATAATCGTCTGTTTAGAACTTACCAATTCAGCGAGCAAAATTATCCTGTTTACGGTGATAGTTCTACAGTTGATGCGATCGCTCCTTCGATTGACAGCGTATATCTGCGCTTCGAGCGTTCCACTGGCAAGGCTAGCCCCGATTATGCCATGTGGGGTGACTACAACACCGAGGAATTTGCACAGCGATCGCAGCAATTCACAGCGATTACTCGTCAACTCCACGGCTTTAAGGCAAACTACAATTTAGGAAACCTGCAATTTACGGGTTTATACGGAAACAATTTAGAAGGTTTTCAACGAGATACCGTTGCTCCTGATGGGACAAGCGGCTATTATTTCCTTTCTCGTCGCATCCTCATCCCTGGTAGCGAAAATGTCTTTATTGAGTTAGAAGAATTAAATCGTCCCGGTACTGTACTTCAACGCAAACAACTTAACCGGGGACCGGACTACGAAATCGACTACGATCGCGGTACTTTATTATTTCGTCAACCTGTCCTCCGCACTGATGTTGATGACCAAGGACAAGTCTTGGTAAGACGAATTGTTGCTACTTATCAATACGACAGCAAAGACTCAAACAGCAATATTTATGCAGGTCGTCTGCAATATAATTTTTCTCGCACCCTCAATTCCCAAAGTTGGTTAGCAGCAACTTACTTACAAGAAAACCACGGATTGCGTGATTTTCAACTTTACGGTGCAGATGCGATGATTTCTCTCGGTTCTCAAGCTAAATTTATCGCTGAATATGCTCATTCTCAAAATGAGTCAGATGTGATGGGAATGGTTAGCGGTGACGCTTACCGTTTAGAAGCTGAAGCAAACATTACTAACGCAATGCTTGGTCGTGCTTATTATCGCTTTGCCGATGCTGGTTTTGCGAATAACGCTACCATCAGCTTTGTCCCCGGTCAAACTCGCTATGGAGCGGAGCTTACAAGTAAACTTACTTCGAGTACAAATTTGCGGGTGCAATATGACCATGAAGACAACTTCGGAATTGCACCCCAACCGCTGAATACCTTTGAGGATTTGTTTACACCCCGCACTCAAGCGATTCCTGGTAGTAAAGTTGATAATTCCCTCTCGACGATTTCAGCGGGAATTCAACAACGTTTAGGTAAAGCGACTTTAGGTGTAGATTGGATTCATCGAGATAGACAAGACCGGATTAGTGGAAGTGGATTGGATAGTAATTCTGACCAGTTGCGTTCGCGTCTTTTATATCCTTTAGCCAAAAATCTCACCTTCCAAGCACAAAATGAGCTTACTCTCAGTTCTGATACCGATAGCGTTTATCCAGACCGGACTATTTTAGGGTTGAATTGGGCAGCAATTCCCGGTATTAATATTAGTCTGGCGCAACAGTTCTACACTCGCGGTCAATTTGATGGTAACTCAATTACCAGCTTGAGTATTAATGGCGAACACAAACTGGGTACAGATACCACGATTACCGGTCGTTACTCAATTTTAGGTGGTGCGAATGAACTGACAACTCAAGGAGCGATCGGACTAAATAACCGCTGGACTGTTGCTTCTGGATTGCATCTAAATCTAGCTTACGAACATATATTTGGTGGTTTCTTTGGACGAACTGCGGCAGGTTTGCAATTTGCTCAACCTTTCACCGCAGGTCAATCAGCTTCTTCGATTGGCTTTGAGGGTGGCGATAGTTATAGCGTCGGTTTGGAATATACTGATAATCCCCAGTTTCAAGCAAGCGCTCGTTACGAACATCGTACATCCTCAAGTGGTTCCAATACCGTAATTTCCGCAGGTGCATTAGGTAAAATTTCCCCCGCTCTCACAGCTTTGCTGCGCTATCAACAAGCAAATTCTTCTAATCAAAGGCTTTCCGGATTGGGAGATACGGTAAATCTGCGGATGGGTTTAGCTTACCGCGACCCGAACAACGATAAATTTAACGCTTTATTGCGTTATGAATATCGCGAAAATCCGGCGGTAATTCCTGACACCATCCTTTTGGGTAGCGGTACGGGTTCGCAAGACCATACCTTTGCTTTGGAAGGTATCTACGCACCGAATTGGCAATGGGAATTTTATGGTAAATATGCGTTGCGTAATAGTACTTCTTATTTAGCTAACGATTTGGTAGGAACTAGCACAGTAAATCTAGCACAATTACGGCTTACCTATCGCTTGGGATACAGCATGGATTTGGTGGGTGAAGCTCGCTGGATTGGTCAATCTAGCTACATGGAAACAGGTTTTCTTTTAGAGACAGGTTATTATCTCACACCTAATTTGCGGCTTTCTGCTGGGTACGTTTTTGGTAATGTCGATGACCGAGATTTTTCCGGGACACGTTCTGCCGGAGGACCTTATTTAGGTTTGACGCTGAAGCTGAACGAATTATTTGACGGTTTTGGATTGCAAAAAGTGGTGCCACCTCAGCAACAAGAGTCTGTGGTGAAACCTTTAGCAGGGCAGCAGGGGAGACAAGGGGACAGGGTGAGAAGATGA
- a CDS encoding DUF11 domain-containing protein, which yields MIRLRKKRQTASSSNWLRRLTATILLGSVLESSLPTTAQQVNEKPALIPITNQATYTYTDSANNTFKGTTSQLNASPKLVDPLGRILGCGGQILPDYTGFSVGLYEPNSNDTTQIELGRLLSLTTTELPEIPNNNIPGGLRPNINNKNPYVLDNQEPRGTYNFLLDSNKGQALPGRTYILVVSPPANSIYNQRRIKIKILDNSNDIIRYSATSLDGQPISTTGDTSFTDTVAFIPNAETVGLNLFAFQFQTGLCQLNQVQIIKTGDRATAEPGDTVIYRLSVKNVSDINLKNTIVTDSLPLGFNFLDKSVRGELDGQTVAITTSRNGSTVTLRTEAIIPTGKVLNIAYAVQLTTDAVRGSGKNSAIANMQRADNNFAVKDGPATHQLKIRPGIVSDCGTIIGRVFVDKNFDGEQQPGEPGVPNAVIFMEDGNRITTDPNGLFSVANVLPGNHTGVLDLSSLPGYSLAPNLKFRERNSQSRLVRLEPGGLVRLNFAVTPSFREEAKK from the coding sequence GTGATTCGTTTGCGAAAAAAGCGGCAGACGGCATCTAGCAGTAACTGGTTGCGAAGGTTAACAGCAACGATTTTGCTCGGAAGCGTCTTAGAAAGTTCTCTACCAACAACAGCGCAACAAGTTAATGAAAAACCTGCGCTTATCCCTATTACAAATCAAGCTACATATACTTATACAGATTCAGCTAATAATACATTTAAAGGAACTACTAGTCAGCTTAATGCTAGTCCTAAATTAGTTGACCCTTTAGGCAGAATTTTAGGCTGTGGTGGACAGATTCTCCCGGATTATACAGGTTTTTCTGTTGGTTTGTATGAGCCGAATTCTAACGATACAACGCAAATAGAATTAGGAAGATTGCTTTCACTGACAACAACAGAGTTACCGGAAATTCCTAATAACAATATTCCTGGCGGATTAAGACCAAATATTAATAATAAAAATCCTTACGTTTTAGATAATCAGGAACCGCGAGGTACTTATAACTTTTTATTAGATTCAAATAAAGGTCAAGCTTTGCCTGGAAGAACTTACATTTTAGTAGTTAGTCCCCCAGCAAATTCTATTTATAATCAGCGACGAATTAAAATTAAAATTCTTGATAATTCCAATGATATTATCCGATATTCTGCTACTTCTTTAGATGGTCAGCCAATTAGTACTACAGGAGATACTAGCTTTACAGATACGGTTGCTTTCATTCCTAATGCAGAAACAGTAGGACTGAATTTATTTGCCTTTCAATTTCAAACAGGTTTGTGTCAACTCAATCAGGTGCAGATTATTAAAACAGGCGATCGCGCTACTGCTGAACCTGGAGATACAGTCATTTATCGCCTTTCAGTAAAAAATGTATCTGATATTAATTTGAAAAATACGATAGTTACTGACAGCTTACCTTTAGGATTCAACTTTCTAGATAAATCTGTGCGCGGAGAACTTGATGGTCAAACAGTAGCCATTACTACGTCACGTAATGGATCAACCGTGACATTACGCACAGAGGCAATTATCCCAACTGGAAAAGTGCTGAATATTGCTTATGCTGTCCAACTTACCACAGATGCGGTGCGGGGTTCAGGCAAGAATAGTGCGATCGCCAATATGCAACGCGCTGACAACAATTTCGCTGTTAAAGATGGTCCGGCAACTCATCAGTTGAAAATTCGACCGGGAATCGTCTCGGATTGCGGCACTATCATCGGTCGCGTTTTTGTCGATAAGAACTTTGACGGGGAACAGCAACCTGGTGAACCGGGAGTTCCCAACGCAGTGATTTTTATGGAAGATGGCAACCGTATAACTACTGACCCCAACGGTTTATTCTCCGTTGCCAACGTGTTACCAGGAAACCACACAGGTGTACTGGATCTTAGCAGCCTTCCCGGTTACAGCTTGGCTCCCAACTTAAAATTCCGCGAACGCAACAGCCAATCTCGTTTAGTGCGATTAGAGCCAGGTGGCTTGGTACGTCTCAACTTCGCAGTCACCCCATCCTTTCGGGAGGAAGCTAAAAAATGA
- a CDS encoding DUF11 domain-containing protein: protein MKRVSIASISAIALLTIPLITAIPGIPNIWNINSAIAQNTKNQGQLQLRLEAEKKIQKGEKVTWQALQGQAVVQPGDVLRYTVAGENKSDHPVKNLTLNQPIPKGMQYVLKSATASSNAKITYSIDSARTFVENPTIQVKLANGKVETKEAPATAYTHIRMNFNSSVPARAIVKGTYEVQVR, encoded by the coding sequence ATGAAGCGTGTTTCTATTGCAAGTATCAGCGCGATCGCTCTTTTAACAATACCATTAATTACTGCCATACCAGGTATCCCAAATATCTGGAATATCAATTCAGCGATCGCTCAAAATACCAAAAATCAAGGGCAATTACAATTGCGTCTGGAAGCAGAAAAGAAAATTCAAAAGGGTGAAAAGGTAACTTGGCAAGCATTGCAAGGTCAAGCTGTGGTGCAACCAGGAGATGTGCTGCGTTATACCGTAGCTGGAGAAAATAAAAGCGATCACCCAGTTAAAAATCTCACTCTCAATCAGCCAATTCCCAAAGGAATGCAGTATGTGCTGAAATCTGCTACAGCTAGCAGTAATGCCAAGATTACCTACAGCATTGATTCTGCACGCACCTTTGTCGAAAATCCCACCATACAAGTCAAACTTGCCAACGGCAAAGTAGAAACAAAAGAAGCACCAGCAACAGCTTACACCCATATTCGGATGAATTTTAACTCTTCTGTACCTGCCAGAGCGATCGTTAAGGGGACTTATGAAGTACAGGTGCGATAG
- a CDS encoding DUF7925 domain-containing protein yields MKPLSKVKKQSKLYRSLITTLLLANGIFQLVAPALAEGTAAGQEISNTATATYEDDSGTKINATSNTVTVKIAEVAGITITADGVVEAPTTAEGGTPSTPIIAGDKVYYNFTVKNVGNDPTKFHIPAKDKVNVNGPGTVEKLQYQKNDGTWADFNTAGQDTESIAAGDSIKVRVVVTVNNDAKKDDVIKVRLGNTTKDDGASTLQGTPNDDDVYTVDNADPSNVTGEIAGQPNGTFEASRTQQTTIGGTSYALATILKTLNTPIDDANTAKINDDKLTYKLSLKVESTDPTGHNIIPAALVGTKVNGLTGDRILVSDAIPKDTELAVAPTAPSGWEVVYSTTPAGNNANPLAANWSTSLPAGGLSAVTRIGFVNIPATVPKLAPGAAQIDFTVQVKVKSTVTATSLTVNNIAQVFGQTEGTPSVDVDNNGIPDNLVLDESGDQNPSNYSGTTGSMTPPAGTDTNSDGIPDKPPSSIPDGYIDDNQDLTDTGKDTNNNNTGTGEGGEANSVTLTQSNTTLLNGPKDKADAIGLTTTTTDPKYQNDDFTNKSTEVPAGIKPDSNQKIPTPTAVTFTNTVQNTTTKAIDISLIPTPPNTLSDLPQGTKVTISYGNDSKEYTWNGTEFQFAGGAIDQTSEYITIANVPAGSTVNYDVKVQLPENSPLSTDLNTSTTATDDLIGGFPVPITAFVDDAIPGLGTETARNTTIDQVYTGFLRMVKESRILPGDGPAVQGNDGTFSTTPKTPAPGNIIEYQITYTNISQAEPTGASVILNAKNVVITEDGTLSTVAGDGKNNWAKDNDRDGNMDTSHVSGSASDSKSVTIEYTKVSGSGTNADSDITKYVDTVTNVAPGTGGTFTFQRKVYKPASPNSSP; encoded by the coding sequence ATGAAACCTCTCAGCAAAGTGAAGAAGCAATCAAAATTATATCGCTCTTTAATAACAACACTATTATTAGCCAACGGAATTTTTCAATTAGTCGCACCTGCATTAGCTGAAGGTACAGCAGCAGGTCAAGAAATTAGCAACACCGCAACAGCAACTTACGAAGACGATAGCGGCACAAAAATCAACGCTACTTCTAATACAGTTACTGTCAAAATTGCCGAAGTTGCTGGTATTACCATCACTGCTGATGGTGTCGTCGAAGCACCTACTACTGCTGAGGGGGGAACTCCTTCGACTCCAATCATTGCAGGCGATAAAGTTTATTATAACTTCACGGTGAAAAACGTCGGTAACGACCCAACCAAGTTCCACATCCCAGCAAAAGATAAAGTAAATGTCAACGGTCCTGGTACGGTTGAGAAACTGCAATACCAGAAAAACGATGGTACATGGGCAGACTTTAACACAGCTGGTCAGGATACAGAATCAATTGCCGCTGGTGATTCTATCAAGGTGCGTGTTGTCGTTACAGTTAATAATGATGCTAAAAAAGACGACGTAATCAAAGTCAGACTTGGTAACACAACAAAAGACGACGGTGCGAGTACACTGCAAGGTACTCCTAACGATGATGACGTTTACACTGTAGATAACGCCGATCCTTCTAATGTTACTGGTGAAATTGCAGGTCAACCTAACGGTACTTTTGAAGCCAGCAGAACCCAACAAACAACAATAGGTGGAACAAGTTACGCTTTAGCAACGATACTCAAAACGCTGAATACTCCGATTGACGATGCTAATACTGCAAAAATCAACGATGACAAACTGACTTACAAATTGAGTTTAAAGGTTGAGTCAACAGACCCGACAGGTCATAATATTATACCAGCTGCGTTGGTGGGTACAAAAGTAAATGGCTTAACAGGCGATCGCATTTTAGTTTCGGATGCTATTCCTAAAGATACAGAATTAGCAGTTGCACCAACTGCACCATCTGGTTGGGAAGTAGTTTACAGTACTACCCCTGCGGGGAACAACGCTAATCCGCTTGCTGCTAATTGGAGTACATCTTTACCAGCAGGTGGTTTGAGTGCAGTAACCCGCATCGGTTTCGTGAATATTCCTGCTACTGTTCCTAAACTTGCTCCGGGTGCGGCGCAAATAGATTTTACCGTGCAGGTTAAAGTCAAATCAACCGTAACTGCAACATCATTAACTGTTAATAACATTGCTCAAGTGTTTGGTCAAACAGAAGGCACACCATCTGTAGATGTCGATAATAATGGTATTCCGGATAACTTGGTGTTGGATGAATCTGGTGACCAAAACCCCAGCAACTACAGTGGCACTACAGGTAGTATGACACCGCCGGCAGGAACAGATACAAATAGTGATGGTATTCCTGATAAACCTCCTAGCAGTATTCCTGACGGCTATATTGACGATAATCAGGACTTAACCGACACCGGGAAAGATACTAATAACAACAATACCGGAACTGGTGAAGGTGGTGAGGCAAATAGCGTCACATTGACACAAAGTAATACCACCTTGCTAAATGGACCAAAGGATAAGGCAGATGCCATTGGTTTGACAACAACCACCACTGACCCAAAATATCAGAACGATGACTTTACAAACAAGTCCACCGAAGTTCCTGCGGGTATTAAACCTGATTCAAATCAGAAGATTCCTACCCCAACAGCCGTAACTTTCACCAACACGGTACAAAATACTACTACAAAGGCGATTGATATCTCCTTGATTCCCACACCACCAAATACTCTTAGCGACTTACCACAGGGTACGAAGGTAACTATTAGCTACGGCAATGACTCGAAAGAATATACCTGGAACGGTACTGAATTTCAGTTTGCCGGTGGTGCGATCGATCAGACTTCGGAATATATCACTATCGCTAATGTACCAGCAGGCAGTACTGTTAACTATGATGTGAAAGTACAGTTACCTGAAAACTCACCGCTATCAACGGATCTTAATACTTCTACAACTGCCACAGATGATTTAATTGGTGGTTTCCCAGTACCAATTACTGCTTTTGTAGATGATGCAATTCCTGGTTTAGGCACGGAAACTGCTAGAAACACCACTATTGACCAGGTTTACACGGGTTTCCTGAGAATGGTGAAGGAGTCTCGAATTCTCCCAGGAGATGGTCCAGCAGTGCAGGGTAATGATGGCACTTTTAGCACCACTCCAAAAACACCTGCACCGGGCAATATTATTGAGTATCAAATTACCTACACGAACATTTCCCAAGCGGAACCCACAGGTGCTAGTGTGATTTTAAATGCGAAGAATGTCGTAATTACCGAAGATGGTACTCTTTCTACCGTTGCTGGTGATGGCAAGAATAACTGGGCAAAGGATAACGATCGCGATGGCAACATGGATACCAGCCACGTTTCCGGTTCAGCTAGCGATAGCAAAAGTGTAACTATCGAATATACCAAGGTTTCTGGTAGTGGGACTAATGCAGATTCAGACATTACCAAGTATGTAGATACTGTGACAAACGTTGCACCAGGCACAGGAGGAACGTTTACATTCCAACGCAAAGTGTACAAGCCAGCAAGTCCAAATTCTTCGCCTTAG
- the thrC gene encoding threonine synthase, protein MTQAIAHSNQTTTATLEALKCKECGAEYELKASHVCELCFGPLEVKYNYSNLRLSVSREKIQAGPNSIWRYRQFLPVATDNVIDVGTGMTPLVRSHRLARRLGLNKLYIKNDAVNMPTLSFKDRVVSVALSRARELGFTTVSCASTGNLANSTAAIAAHAGLDCCVFIPADLEAGKILGSLIYSPTLMAVKGNYDQVNRLCCEVANTQGWGFVNINLRPYYSEGSKTLAYEVAEQLGWELPDHIVAPLASGSLFTKIYKGFNEFVEVGLVSGKNVRFSGAQADGCSPIAEAFREGRDFIKPVKPNTIAKSIAIGNPADGIYAVEIAKKTNGNIESVNDAEIIEGMKLLAETEGIFTETAGGTTVAVLKKLVEAGKIDPDETTVVYITGNGLKTQEAVQGYVGEPLTIDAKLDSFERALERSRTLDRLEWQQVLV, encoded by the coding sequence ATGACTCAAGCGATCGCACACTCAAACCAAACCACCACTGCCACCTTAGAAGCCCTCAAGTGTAAGGAATGTGGTGCAGAATATGAACTTAAAGCCAGCCATGTTTGTGAGTTGTGCTTTGGTCCGTTGGAAGTCAAATACAATTACAGCAACCTGCGTCTTTCGGTCAGCCGTGAAAAAATTCAAGCAGGACCAAATTCGATTTGGCGCTATCGTCAGTTTCTGCCCGTCGCTACAGATAATGTTATAGATGTGGGAACTGGTATGACTCCCTTGGTGCGTTCCCACCGCTTGGCGCGTCGCTTGGGTTTAAATAAACTATATATAAAGAATGATGCCGTCAACATGCCCACCCTCAGCTTCAAAGATCGGGTGGTGTCAGTTGCTCTTTCTCGTGCGCGTGAATTAGGTTTCACAACAGTTTCTTGTGCTAGCACCGGCAACTTAGCAAATTCTACCGCAGCGATCGCCGCTCACGCCGGTTTAGATTGTTGCGTATTCATCCCCGCCGATTTAGAAGCTGGTAAAATCCTCGGTAGTTTGATTTACAGTCCTACCCTCATGGCTGTTAAAGGCAATTACGATCAAGTTAATCGCCTTTGTTGTGAAGTAGCCAATACACAAGGCTGGGGTTTTGTCAATATCAATTTGCGTCCCTACTACTCAGAAGGTTCCAAGACGCTAGCTTATGAAGTTGCTGAACAACTAGGTTGGGAATTACCAGATCACATCGTTGCTCCTTTGGCTTCTGGCTCGTTGTTCACAAAAATTTACAAAGGATTTAACGAATTTGTCGAAGTCGGTTTGGTGTCAGGTAAAAACGTGCGTTTTAGTGGTGCCCAAGCTGATGGATGTTCACCAATTGCCGAAGCATTTCGTGAAGGACGCGACTTTATTAAGCCAGTGAAACCGAATACAATAGCGAAATCCATTGCGATCGGCAACCCCGCAGATGGCATTTACGCTGTGGAGATAGCTAAGAAAACAAATGGTAACATTGAGTCAGTCAATGATGCAGAAATCATTGAAGGCATGAAGCTCTTGGCGGAAACCGAAGGCATCTTCACCGAAACCGCTGGTGGTACAACCGTTGCCGTACTGAAAAAATTGGTAGAAGCTGGCAAGATAGATCCAGATGAAACTACCGTAGTATACATTACGGGCAATGGTTTGAAAACCCAAGAAGCAGTTCAAGGCTACGTTGGTGAACCTTTGACAATTGATGCCAAACTCGATAGTTTTGAACGCGCCCTAGAGCGATCGCGTACACTCGACCGCCTAGAATGGCAACAAGTACTTGTTTAG
- a CDS encoding MoaD/ThiS family protein, translating to MSVKVLVPTPLQKFTNNQATLECSGSNIAQLFDSLEQSCPGIKSRLCDEDGKPRRFLNLYVNSEDIRFLEGTDTPLKDGDEVSIVPAVAGG from the coding sequence ATGTCAGTAAAAGTTTTAGTTCCTACTCCTCTTCAGAAATTCACCAATAACCAAGCTACTCTAGAATGTAGCGGCAGCAACATTGCTCAACTGTTCGACTCATTAGAGCAAAGCTGTCCTGGTATCAAGTCGCGGTTGTGCGATGAAGACGGAAAACCACGGCGGTTTTTGAATTTGTACGTCAATAGCGAAGACATCCGCTTTTTAGAAGGGACAGACACACCCCTCAAAGATGGTGATGAAGTAAGTATCGTTCCCGCTGTCGCTGGTGGTTGA
- a CDS encoding RNA-guided endonuclease InsQ/TnpB family protein has translation MLLSVKTQLKLNSKERVLMSKHAGIARFTYNWGLATWQSLYKDGYKPNQRLLRTFFNNHVKTNPDLSWLKEKGICQKITEFAFENLGDAYQRFFKGLADYPNFKKRSKSLGSFTINSGGKAISVGGTRVKLPTIGWVRTYEGLPHTSTTKFTISERAGNWYISFPFEQELPKPSVKIAAVGVDLGIKVLATLSTGVVFDNPKARDKMKKKLAKQSRQLSNKVRGSKRYLKQKLRVTKTHKRTSDIRLDATHKATTIISKNHAKIVVESLNVKGMMSNHKLAGAVGDANFYQFRRQLEYKSKKFGSEIVFAHPFYPSSKTCSSCGHVQDMPLALRIFDCQSCKISLDRDQNAAKNLEKLLV, from the coding sequence GTGCTTTTGTCAGTCAAGACACAGCTCAAACTAAATTCTAAAGAGCGTGTTCTGATGTCAAAGCACGCTGGAATAGCAAGGTTTACATACAATTGGGGACTGGCTACATGGCAGTCTCTTTACAAAGATGGATATAAACCAAATCAGAGATTATTGAGGACATTTTTCAACAATCATGTAAAAACAAATCCTGACTTATCATGGTTAAAAGAGAAAGGCATTTGCCAGAAGATAACTGAGTTTGCTTTTGAGAATTTGGGAGATGCTTATCAGAGATTCTTCAAAGGATTGGCTGATTATCCTAACTTCAAAAAGAGAAGTAAGTCACTAGGTAGTTTCACTATTAACTCAGGTGGCAAAGCAATTAGTGTTGGTGGAACTCGTGTGAAATTACCTACTATTGGGTGGGTTAGAACTTATGAAGGATTGCCTCATACTAGCACCACTAAATTTACGATTTCAGAACGGGCTGGCAATTGGTATATAAGCTTCCCATTTGAGCAAGAGTTGCCTAAACCATCAGTAAAAATTGCAGCTGTTGGCGTGGATCTCGGAATAAAGGTGCTGGCTACTTTATCCACAGGGGTTGTCTTTGACAATCCCAAAGCTAGAGATAAAATGAAGAAAAAATTGGCAAAACAATCTCGCCAATTAAGTAATAAAGTTAGAGGTTCTAAAAGATATCTCAAGCAAAAGTTGAGAGTTACAAAAACTCATAAGCGCACCTCTGATATTAGACTAGATGCGACACATAAAGCTACAACTATTATTAGCAAAAACCACGCCAAGATAGTAGTCGAAAGCTTAAACGTCAAAGGAATGATGTCAAATCATAAATTAGCTGGTGCCGTGGGTGATGCGAACTTCTATCAATTTCGGAGGCAATTGGAGTATAAATCCAAGAAATTTGGGTCTGAGATTGTATTTGCTCATCCGTTTTATCCTTCTAGCAAAACTTGCTCAAGTTGCGGTCACGTTCAAGATATGCCGCTAGCCTTGCGAATATTTGATTGTCAAAGTTGTAAGATCAGCTTAGATAGGGATCAGAATGCCGCAAAAAACCTAGAAAAGCTCTTGGTTTAA